In the Nitrospirales bacterium LBB_01 genome, one interval contains:
- a CDS encoding tRNA1(Val) (adenine(37)-N6)-methyltransferase gives MLTLDFIKDIKIYQRKSGYRFSVDALLLSDFVRAGINTKLVADFGAGSGIIGILLAKKFTKPRVHLVDIQEDLSALAKKNVEMNSLNDNITVHTLDVRKVNGYFSQNSFDIVVSNPPFRRPVTGMTCPDTEKAIARHEIKVTFNDLVDSAFYMLKGKGKFVFIYHPARFVETIETLRNNKFEPKRIRFIHSNTETEAKMFLMEAVKEGKPEIIIEPPLFLYEKQGVYTSEALSIIGKTIL, from the coding sequence ATGTTGACACTTGATTTCATTAAAGATATAAAAATATATCAAAGAAAGAGCGGGTACAGGTTTTCCGTAGATGCGCTGTTGCTTAGTGATTTTGTAAGGGCTGGCATTAATACAAAGTTAGTAGCCGATTTTGGCGCAGGCTCAGGGATTATTGGAATTCTGCTTGCCAAGAAATTTACAAAACCCCGAGTTCACCTTGTAGATATTCAGGAGGATTTATCGGCGCTTGCTAAAAAAAATGTTGAAATGAACTCCCTTAATGACAACATCACTGTTCACACACTTGATGTTAGAAAAGTAAACGGATATTTTAGTCAAAACAGTTTTGACATCGTCGTTTCAAACCCCCCATTTCGCAGGCCGGTTACCGGTATGACTTGCCCAGACACTGAAAAAGCAATCGCAAGACATGAGATTAAAGTCACATTTAACGATCTTGTTGACTCAGCTTTTTACATGCTTAAAGGCAAGGGGAAATTTGTCTTTATATACCACCCTGCCAGATTTGTTGAAACCATAGAGACCCTTAGGAATAATAAATTTGAGCCTAAACGGATACGATTTATACATTCAAACACGGAAACTGAGGCAAAAATGTTTTTAATGGAGGCTGTTAAAGAGGGAAAGCCCGAGATTATAATTGAACCCCCTCTTTTTCTCTATGAAAAACAAGGAGTTTATACCTCAGAGGCTCTTTCAATTATTGGAAAGACGATTCTTTAA
- the tsaE gene encoding tRNA (adenosine(37)-N6)-threonylcarbamoyltransferase complex ATPase subunit type 1 TsaE yields MRIRSSSDGDTQRIGFKLGKLLTPGDTVFLTGELGCGKTTLVKGIAEAFGISARDITSASFTIIAEHEGTVPLYHIDLYRLECLSAIDDIGLYEYIGGDGVAVIEWAERLQGTETATVTIDIKYVSENEREITIEGLDDDSWNNL; encoded by the coding sequence ATGCGGATTAGGAGCAGCTCAGACGGTGACACTCAGCGTATTGGGTTTAAACTTGGGAAATTACTTACTCCGGGAGACACTGTATTTCTCACAGGTGAGCTTGGATGCGGTAAGACCACATTGGTTAAGGGTATAGCCGAAGCGTTTGGAATTAGCGCACGTGATATAACAAGTGCAAGTTTTACGATTATTGCCGAGCATGAGGGCACTGTACCGCTCTATCACATAGACCTTTACCGGCTGGAGTGCTTAAGCGCGATAGATGACATTGGACTTTATGAGTATATTGGAGGAGACGGGGTTGCGGTCATTGAGTGGGCAGAGAGGCTTCAAGGGACAGAGACAGCAACTGTTACAATTGATATAAAGTACGTTAGTGAAAATGAACGCGAGATAACCATAGAGGGATTGGATGATGATAGTTGGAATAATCTGTAA
- the pgeF gene encoding peptidoglycan editing factor PgeF, translated as MLKTQNDFAKDPVNNGDDLIYPSIFSHTKADGVFTDGSRGLKIQDVLNPAKPIFMPVQKHTDTIVVLRKGSSLPTPDTVADAVITDRGDIITGVQSADCVPILVYDKKRKVTGAIHAGWKGTSKGILSGVLSRFFSEFESDASDILIAIGPSIKGCCYEVGDEVIRAVLNASGEGDYIYTQLTGGKHIDLSAANKLQALRLGINSENIWISPDCTYCTGRYHSYRRAQKQNTATTGRQGAFITLSSSDDAD; from the coding sequence TTGTTAAAAACTCAAAATGATTTTGCTAAAGATCCTGTTAATAACGGAGATGACTTAATATACCCTTCAATATTTAGTCATACTAAAGCAGATGGGGTTTTTACGGATGGCAGCCGCGGGCTTAAAATTCAAGACGTCTTAAACCCTGCAAAACCTATATTTATGCCCGTTCAAAAACACACTGATACTATAGTGGTTTTAAGGAAAGGCTCATCTCTGCCAACCCCTGACACTGTTGCCGATGCTGTTATAACTGACAGAGGCGACATCATAACAGGGGTGCAGAGCGCTGACTGTGTACCGATTTTGGTATATGACAAAAAGCGCAAAGTAACAGGCGCAATTCATGCCGGTTGGAAAGGGACTTCTAAGGGGATTTTAAGCGGTGTTCTCAGCCGGTTTTTCAGTGAATTTGAATCGGATGCGTCAGACATTTTAATAGCTATTGGGCCGTCAATCAAGGGTTGCTGCTATGAGGTTGGCGATGAGGTAATAAGAGCGGTTTTAAACGCCTCCGGAGAGGGAGATTATATTTATACACAGTTAACCGGCGGTAAGCATATAGATTTAAGTGCTGCCAATAAACTTCAGGCACTGCGATTGGGGATAAATTCTGAAAATATTTGGATATCGCCAGATTGTACCTATTGCACAGGCAGATACCATTCGTACAGGCGGGCACAAAAGCAAAACACAGCTACTACGGGCAGACAGGGTGCTTTTATCACCCTCTCATCATCCGACGATGCGGATTAG
- a CDS encoding EAL domain-containing protein: MDVAKDLKDGATKETSGVHQFTGNLEAVLTCGNNGDCHLLDIVLNIVGALVMVSDINGSIVRFNKTCETTTDYSFEELKGKCIWECLLRNEDVEQFKVDFAKIIEGHYPLSFENILLGKKGQQRLIAWSNTALLNEQSGQIEYVVMTGIDITERKIAEQRLQYLAHFDSLTDLPNRTLFYDRLSHTLGHSRRYNQMFALLFLDLDGFKHINDTLGHDMGDLLLKKIAKKLPDCVRDTDTVAHVGGDEFVVILPFIKKVQDAAMVAEKIIETISEPFSLDGHECFAGASIGISIYPSDGDDIDTLLKNSDIAMYQAKDKGRNNYQFFNSDMNVKALRRLKLENNLRKALERNEFVLYYQPKINLATGKICAAEALIRWINPQHGVISPVEFIPLAEETGLIIPIGEWVLRTACMESIAWQKAGYPPIVIAVNLSAKQFNSENLMKTIEDILDETQLTPELLELELTESIVMGDAEKAIKVLRNVRDKGIHVAIDDFGMGYSSLSYLKRFPICRLKIDRSFVRDITTDPDDEAISRAIIAMSHSLKLDVTAEGVETLEQLEFLRALKCDEAQGFLFSKPLPSKEFLEFLDNFTIF, translated from the coding sequence ATGGACGTAGCCAAAGATTTAAAAGACGGCGCCACTAAGGAGACAAGTGGAGTGCATCAGTTTACAGGGAACCTCGAAGCTGTTTTGACATGTGGTAATAATGGTGACTGTCATTTGCTTGATATAGTCTTAAACATTGTGGGTGCTCTTGTTATGGTTTCAGATATAAACGGCTCAATTGTGCGCTTTAACAAGACATGTGAGACTACAACGGATTACTCATTTGAGGAGCTAAAGGGAAAATGTATATGGGAGTGTTTACTGAGAAATGAGGATGTCGAGCAGTTTAAGGTGGATTTTGCAAAAATTATAGAGGGTCATTACCCTCTTAGCTTTGAAAACATCCTGCTCGGTAAAAAAGGTCAACAAAGATTGATAGCATGGTCAAACACAGCTCTTTTAAACGAACAAAGTGGTCAGATTGAATACGTGGTAATGACAGGAATAGATATAACTGAAAGAAAAATAGCGGAGCAGCGCCTTCAATACCTTGCCCATTTTGACTCACTTACAGATTTGCCAAATAGAACGCTTTTTTACGATAGATTAAGCCACACGCTTGGACACTCACGCAGGTACAACCAGATGTTTGCCCTGTTGTTTTTAGACCTTGACGGCTTTAAGCACATTAATGACACACTTGGGCATGATATGGGGGATTTACTTCTGAAAAAAATAGCAAAAAAACTTCCCGACTGTGTCAGGGACACCGATACAGTAGCCCATGTTGGAGGCGATGAGTTTGTAGTAATTCTACCGTTTATAAAAAAAGTGCAGGATGCCGCCATGGTAGCAGAAAAAATTATAGAGACAATCTCTGAGCCTTTTTCCCTTGACGGACATGAGTGTTTTGCAGGAGCAAGCATTGGCATAAGTATATATCCTAGTGACGGAGACGACATAGATACACTTTTGAAAAACTCCGACATTGCCATGTATCAGGCAAAAGACAAGGGCAGGAACAACTACCAGTTTTTTAACTCAGATATGAACGTAAAAGCATTAAGACGTCTTAAACTTGAAAATAATCTGAGAAAAGCATTGGAAAGAAATGAATTTGTTCTTTACTACCAACCTAAAATAAATCTTGCAACCGGTAAGATTTGTGCTGCAGAGGCGCTAATTAGATGGATAAACCCACAGCACGGTGTCATATCTCCTGTAGAGTTTATCCCCCTTGCAGAAGAAACCGGATTGATTATACCAATAGGAGAGTGGGTACTAAGGACTGCCTGCATGGAAAGTATTGCGTGGCAGAAAGCCGGCTATCCTCCTATTGTAATTGCGGTAAATCTTTCAGCCAAGCAATTTAACTCTGAAAATCTTATGAAAACCATAGAGGATATTCTTGATGAAACGCAATTAACTCCGGAGCTTCTTGAACTGGAATTAACCGAGAGTATAGTGATGGGGGATGCCGAAAAGGCCATAAAGGTGCTGCGCAATGTCAGAGACAAGGGCATACACGTTGCTATTGATGATTTTGGCATGGGGTATTCGTCTTTGAGTTATTTAAAGCGGTTTCCTATATGCAGACTTAAGATAGATAGATCATTTGTAAGAGATATAACGACCGACCCAGATGACGAGGCAATATCCAGGGCCATAATAGCGATGTCTCACAGCCTCAAGCTTGACGTCACTGCAGAAGGTGTGGAAACTCTTGAGCAGTTGGAGTTTTTGCGGGCGCTTAAATGTGATGAGGCACAGGGCTTTCTATTCTCCAAACCCCTGCCATCAAAAGAATTCCTTGAATTTCTTGACAATTTCACTATCTTTTAG
- a CDS encoding uracil-DNA glycosylase, whose product MGFEFLPIPGRDEVFSSKIEPESVTGPIDSGTEVMTLQAIRQELGNCKRCKLHKTRKNMVFGEGSSNARLMFIGEGPGADEDEQGRPFVGRAGKLLTSLINKMGLRREDVYIANIVKCRPPGNRDPEQDEVKACIGFLKSQIASITPEVIVALGTVATKAILSTDKPITRLRGEFRDYKGIKLMPTYHPSYLLRNPSAKTIVWTDALKVLKALGLEAPEPAENVGT is encoded by the coding sequence ATGGGATTTGAGTTTTTGCCCATACCAGGAAGAGACGAAGTGTTTTCATCCAAAATTGAACCAGAGTCCGTGACAGGGCCTATAGACAGCGGCACTGAGGTGATGACGCTCCAGGCGATAAGACAGGAACTTGGCAATTGCAAACGGTGTAAGCTCCATAAAACGAGAAAAAACATGGTGTTTGGCGAGGGCAGCTCAAATGCAAGACTGATGTTTATAGGGGAGGGACCTGGAGCAGACGAGGATGAGCAGGGGCGGCCATTTGTAGGACGCGCCGGCAAACTTCTAACCAGCCTTATAAATAAAATGGGACTCAGGCGTGAGGATGTTTACATCGCGAACATCGTGAAATGCCGACCGCCCGGTAACAGAGACCCTGAGCAGGATGAGGTCAAAGCGTGTATAGGTTTTCTGAAGAGCCAGATAGCGTCCATAACGCCTGAGGTAATAGTGGCACTGGGAACGGTTGCAACTAAGGCAATACTCTCAACCGATAAACCGATAACGCGTCTGCGCGGCGAATTCAGAGACTACAAAGGAATTAAGCTAATGCCAACCTATCATCCGTCATACTTACTGAGAAATCCATCAGCTAAGACAATTGTCTGGACTGATGCGCTGAAAGTGCTCAAAGCGCTGGGGCTTGAGGCTCCTGAGCCTGCTGAAAATGTGGGCACGTAA
- a CDS encoding methyltransferase domain-containing protein, whose product MKNVLKTLSFNTFIPFFYPALMLPLRPWRKKAINMLNFKEGDRVIVPGVGTGHDLPFIPDNVDVDGIDISDVMLGIGKIKTKAFHYPHNTKLHKMDAEDLKFDDNTFDKAILSLFLTVVFDPRKAMAEIVRVVKPGGEILVYDHLFRHGAVPQSVAKTVDTVLSYSFASVTRMIDDIIEGLPVKIVDVKDGDPVGFVKGFLLVKNSK is encoded by the coding sequence GTGAAAAATGTACTGAAAACACTTTCTTTTAACACATTTATCCCTTTTTTTTACCCAGCCTTGATGCTGCCACTTAGGCCATGGAGAAAGAAAGCTATCAACATGCTAAACTTTAAAGAGGGCGACAGAGTGATAGTGCCCGGAGTGGGAACGGGTCATGATCTTCCCTTTATTCCTGACAACGTCGATGTTGATGGCATTGACATTAGCGACGTGATGCTCGGAATTGGGAAAATTAAAACAAAGGCCTTTCATTATCCACACAACACAAAATTACACAAGATGGACGCCGAGGACCTTAAATTTGACGACAACACTTTTGACAAGGCCATCCTGAGCCTGTTTCTTACAGTGGTGTTTGACCCTCGTAAGGCAATGGCAGAGATAGTGCGAGTGGTAAAACCGGGCGGTGAGATACTTGTATATGACCATCTGTTTCGTCACGGTGCTGTGCCTCAGAGTGTGGCAAAAACAGTTGACACTGTTTTAAGCTACAGTTTTGCAAGCGTTACCAGAATGATTGACGATATTATAGAGGGTTTACCGGTTAAAATAGTTGATGTAAAAGACGGCGACCCGGTTGGATTTGTTAAGGGATTTTTGCTTGTTAAAAACTCAAAATGA
- a CDS encoding NAD(+) kinase: MMIVGIICKRGKKEAVELLRQLVPWLRERAIEVCIDSYSAREIEEPGVAQEDIAEHCDMVMVLGGDGTMLAASRLVAQRNIPIFGINLGGLGFITEVSIGELFDVIEKVITGKCPAEDRIMLNASVIRDGKTLATYTVLNDVVITKGALARIFDLEMFIDGSYVTTFRADGMIVSSPTGSTAYSLSAGGPILYPTLHCFVITPICSHTLTNRPIVVNDNMVIEIVVGPGSDDVYLTLDGQLGQHLKEKDVVSVKRSEHMTRLLIPCERDYFQILREKLKWGER; encoded by the coding sequence ATGATGATAGTTGGAATAATCTGTAAACGCGGCAAGAAGGAGGCTGTTGAGCTTCTGAGACAACTTGTCCCGTGGCTTAGGGAGCGGGCAATAGAGGTTTGCATTGACTCATACTCGGCACGTGAGATAGAGGAGCCGGGGGTAGCGCAGGAGGACATTGCTGAGCACTGTGATATGGTAATGGTGCTTGGAGGAGATGGCACCATGCTTGCAGCCTCACGTCTTGTAGCACAGAGGAATATTCCGATTTTTGGCATAAATCTTGGGGGACTTGGCTTTATCACAGAGGTAAGCATTGGTGAGTTATTTGACGTCATAGAGAAAGTGATAACTGGTAAGTGTCCGGCTGAGGACAGGATTATGTTAAATGCCTCAGTCATAAGGGATGGCAAAACGCTTGCAACTTACACGGTGTTAAACGACGTAGTGATAACAAAGGGTGCGCTTGCAAGGATATTTGACCTTGAGATGTTTATTGACGGCTCTTATGTAACCACATTCAGAGCGGATGGGATGATAGTATCTTCACCAACCGGCTCAACGGCATATTCTCTATCGGCAGGGGGGCCTATTCTTTATCCAACCCTGCACTGTTTTGTGATTACGCCAATCTGTTCGCACACGTTGACAAACCGTCCGATAGTGGTTAATGACAACATGGTGATAGAGATAGTGGTGGGGCCGGGCAGCGATGACGTGTATTTAACTCTTGATGGACAACTGGGTCAGCATTTAAAGGAAAAAGACGTAGTAAGCGTTAAACGCTCTGAGCACATGACAAGGCTCTTAATTCCCTGTGAACGGGACTATTTTCAGATTCTTAGAGAAAAACTCAAGTGGGGCGAAAGGTAA
- a CDS encoding cytochrome c: protein MFDLTFKRRRGVISGVYIFLLFFAVCILIAHSAYAADNGKKLYEDRCMICHGTKGDGKGHVITLPRYERFGKIWTVKPRDFTTGTFKFRTTPSGCLPTEQNLVNIVENGIPKAYMPSNADLTSSETKAIIDYIKTFSTVWKDSPNDSSCAPIGVSRPSYVSTEESAAKGKQLWEKMKCWECHGQEGRGDGPKSKEIKDDWGDPVLPFDFTSCASKFTFSPEKAYIAYTTGLNGSGMPSYQDTLNEEQRWNLVSYTLKLMGKL, encoded by the coding sequence ATGTTTGACTTAACATTTAAGCGTAGGAGAGGAGTAATCAGTGGCGTGTATATTTTTTTGCTGTTTTTTGCTGTGTGCATTCTCATAGCACATAGTGCTTATGCGGCAGACAACGGGAAAAAACTATACGAGGATCGTTGTATGATTTGTCACGGAACAAAAGGCGACGGGAAAGGGCATGTAATCACTTTGCCTCGTTATGAGAGATTCGGTAAAATATGGACAGTTAAACCGAGGGACTTTACAACTGGCACATTCAAGTTTCGCACCACTCCATCAGGTTGTCTGCCAACCGAGCAGAACCTTGTCAATATTGTTGAAAACGGTATCCCTAAGGCTTATATGCCTTCAAATGCCGACCTTACATCCAGTGAGACCAAAGCGATTATCGATTATATAAAGACGTTTTCTACTGTGTGGAAAGACAGTCCCAACGACAGCTCCTGCGCTCCGATTGGTGTAAGTAGACCATCCTACGTCAGCACTGAGGAGTCCGCAGCCAAAGGGAAACAGTTATGGGAAAAGATGAAGTGCTGGGAGTGCCACGGTCAAGAGGGTAGAGGTGACGGCCCAAAATCCAAAGAAATAAAGGACGACTGGGGTGATCCAGTTCTGCCGTTTGACTTTACATCGTGCGCTTCAAAGTTCACATTTAGTCCTGAGAAGGCATACATCGCATACACAACCGGCCTCAATGGCTCCGGTATGCCGTCCTATCAGGATACTCTGAACGAAGAGCAGAGGTGGAATCTTGTCTCATATACCCTAAAGCTCATGGGGAAACTATAG